Genomic segment of Tindallia californiensis:
GGCAACAATGTTTCTTATCCTTGGAATTAACGCCTTACCCTTTAGATCTTAGGCATCAGGATCATTTGGATATCATGAAGGCCATCGAATCCGGTCATCCTCCCATTATTGAGAAAGCTGTCAAAGGTCATGTTCAACGAACCCTCGCTATCTTGAATAAGCTTTTGAAACCTTAAAAAAACCCTGTTCTTCTGTTTTAACTTCTGTTAACAGAGTTTCAGGGTTTTTCTTTTTATCCTTTTTTTGCGGCTAATTCTTTCTGAACCTTTCCTACCAAGCCATCCTGATCAATAATAGATTGTATAAAGGGTGGAAAGGGTTTTGTCTGGTAGGTTTTCTGCTGGGTTTTGTTGACTATGGTGCCACCGGAAAAATCAACTTCCAGCACATCCCCTCTCTTTGCCTCTTTCACAGCCGCTTCGCATTCCAAAATTGGTAGCCCTATGTTAATTGCATTGCGGTAAAATATCCGAGAAAAAGATTCAGCAATTACGCAGGAGACACCGGTGGTTTTGATGGCCAGCGGTGCATGTTCCCGGGAAGATCCACAGCCAAAGTTTTTTCCAGCCAAGATTACATCCCCTTTTTCTACTTCCTTAGCAAAATTTTCATCAATATCTTCCATGCAATGGCTGGCTAATGCAGAAGGATCTGCATTATTAAGATATCTGGCCGGTATAATAACATCTGTATCCACATTGTTTCCATAGACAAACGCTTTTCCTTTTGCGATCATTGTTTTTCCCCTTTCCCTATACCATGTCTTCCGGACTGCTTATTTTTCCTGTCACAGCAGAGGCAGCTGCTACTGCCGGACTGGCAAGATATACTTCTGATTCTGTGTGTCCCATTCGCC
This window contains:
- a CDS encoding 3-isopropylmalate dehydratase small subunit, whose protein sequence is MIAKGKAFVYGNNVDTDVIIPARYLNNADPSALASHCMEDIDENFAKEVEKGDVILAGKNFGCGSSREHAPLAIKTTGVSCVIAESFSRIFYRNAINIGLPILECEAAVKEAKRGDVLEVDFSGGTIVNKTQQKTYQTKPFPPFIQSIIDQDGLVGKVQKELAAKKG